The Saccharomyces mikatae IFO 1815 strain IFO1815 genome assembly, chromosome: 11 genome has a segment encoding these proteins:
- the DAD2 gene encoding Dad2p (similar to Saccharomyces cerevisiae DAD2 (YKR083C); ancestral locus Anc_5.676) yields MDSIDEQIATKQKELHSLQKITSLTDGLKIQLTELNKRVKEMGTNAESVAELMNNWDSIINNISQASLGLLQYAEGDYEIGPWKDFKRSEPEPSGETDPGTQRTDKNSESNGDDEDLVPLPETMVRIRVDGNE; encoded by the coding sequence ATGGATTCAATAGATGAGCAAATTGCTACAAAGCAAAAAGAACTTCACTCGTTACAAAAGATAACCAGTTTAACCGATGGTCTAAAAATTCAGCTAACAGAGCTGAATAAACGGGTAAAAGAAATGGGGACCAATGCAGAATCGGTGGCGGAATTGATGAATAACTGGGATTCTATAATAAACAACATATCACAAGCTAGTTTGGGATTATTACAATATGCAGAGGGTGATTATGAGATAGGGCCATGGAaagattttaaaagaaGCGAACCAGAACCATCAGGCGAAACAGACCCTGGTACTCAAAGGACTGACAAGAATAGCGAAAGtaatggtgatgatgaagatctGGTTCCTTTGCCGGAGACAATGGTCAGAATTAGGGTAGATGGTAATGAATAA
- the PRP16 gene encoding DEAH-box RNA helicase PRP16 (similar to Saccharomyces cerevisiae PRP16 (YKR086W); ancestral locus Anc_5.683), whose amino-acid sequence MEHLGSEQRIKEIFKKHTSKELTPGLLLTLQKLAQRPNASLEQFIAGCKALTKFNSNSTTVFDELRELLKDNSEKILADQMKAAPSLNKRKKFKIHLDLDDYEDEIDSPVLNKPASSSTLFKRIDKMKAKQLKQYPSTFKDFSSNNKLQIKNGQTEAGEHKPSQNKLAEEDREWYDNYNNHGNSMPESLPLSCEDKKKSYIIKNNDNDDALRNNIQLYPVPLKQRMEWIPPFLSKFALENKVPSSIIVGSISDVSNQAASLAMVNPFRNPDSEFSVNAKQGSKLVALRRINMEHIQQSRDNTNVSNTAMGEVLGLENNHSIKGKNHQILSNDAGMYAPSKEEIKCTKESLPVFRCRSQLLSLIRENQVVVIIGETGSGKTTQLAQYLYEEGYTNSEGKSIVVTQPRRVAAMSVAKRVALEMDVKLGREVGYSIRFEDMTDSEYTKLKFVTDGILLRETLLDDTLDKYSCVIIDEAHERSLNTDILLGFFKILLARRRDLKLIITSATMNAKKFSAFFGNAPQFTIPGRTFPVQTIYTANPVQDYVEAAVSQAIKIHLANDCSSGDILIFMTGQEDIETTSDILQEKLLQVYSKKFGTEKFEDISDVEILPIYSALPADLQFKIFRDLCGTKRKIIIATNIAETSLTIKGIRYVIDCGYSKLKVYNPKIGLDSLTITPISKANADQRSGRAGRTGPGTAYRLYTEDTFKEDMYLQTIPEIQRTNLSNTLLLLKSLNVTDELIKFPFIDKPPLQTFLSSLYELWFIGALDIKGQLTPLGLQMAKFPLQPSLSKILLIAVQNGCSSEMLTIVSMLSVPQVFYRPKERQKEADIARNKFFIAKSDHLTLLNVFVQWRANKFSSQWCNKHFVQYKSLVKARDIRDQLLTILKSQDIPVTSSGKDWNIIKKCICSGFAHQAAKISGLRNYIHLKTGVNVKLHPTSALHGLGDLPPYVIYHELLMTSNEYICCVTSVDPFWLMEYGVLLYDIKRITHDQESDTTGLFGERHEHVIDEVEDEIDINIRVCKDMRNDVVQELKIANESNSRENEQRFREQNIQDSRENSIKPSKRRKPFF is encoded by the coding sequence ATGGAGCATTTAGGATCCGAGCAGaggataaaagaaatattcaagaaacATACTTCAAAAGAATTGACACCTGGGTTGCTATTAACGCTGCAGAAGCTCGCGCAAAGGCCAAATGCTAGTTTAGAACAATTCATTGCCGGATGTAAAGCTTTAACGAAGTTCAACAGTAATAGTACAACAGTTTTTGATGAACTCCGAGAGTTACTGAAAGATAATTCCGAGAAGATCTTGGCAGATCAAATGAAGGCGGCTCCTTCCCTCAacaagagaaagaaattcaaaatccaTTTAGACCTTGATGATTATGAAGATGAGATAGATTCCCCTGTTCTTAACAAACCCGCATCTTCTAGCAcattattcaaaagaatagaTAAAATGAAGGCCAAACAGCTGAAGCAATATCCTTCTactttcaaagatttcTCTTCAAACAATAAACTGCAGATAAAAAATGGTCAAACTGAAGCAGGGGAACACAAACCGTCTCAAAATAAACTGGCAGAAGAGGACAGGGAATGGTACGACAATTATAACAATCACGGAAACTCGATGCCAGAATCCCTGCCACTATCATgtgaagataaaaaaaaatcatacataatcaagaataatgataatgatgacgCTTTACGAAATAACATTCAATTATACCCGGTTCCATTGAAGCAAAGAATGGAGTGGATCCCTccttttttatcaaagtttGCTCTTGAAAACAAAGTGCCTAGTTCCATCATTGTTGGGTCCATCTCTGACGTCTCCAACCAAGCAGCCTCTTTAGCCATGGTAAACCCATTCAGAAATCCTGATAGCGAATTTTCTGTGAATGCCAAACAGGGTAGTAAGTTGGTTGCTTTGAGAAGGATAAACATGGAGCACATCCAACAATCTCGAGATAATACTAATGTGTCGAACACTGCAATGGGGGAAGTTCTAGGTTTAGAAAATAACCATAGCATCAAAGGTAAGAACCATCAAATACTCAGCAATGATGCAGGAATGTACGCACCGTCAAAAGAGGAGATTAAATGTACTAAAGAGAGCCTCCCTGTGTTCCGCTGCAGATCTCAACTGCTATCACTTATAAGAGAGAATCAAGTAGTGGTAATAATTGGTGAAACAGGCTCAGGTAAAACCACTCAACTTGCTCAatatttatacgaagaagGATACACAAATAGCGAAGGGAAGTCCATTGTCGTCACGCAACCGAGAAGAGTGGCAGCCATGTCCGTTGCTAAAAGAGTTGCATTGGAGATGGATGTTAAACTGGGCAGAGAAGTAGGCTATTCTATTAGATTTGAGGATATGACAGATTCTGAATATACAAAACTTAAGTTTGTCACAGATGGTATTTTGCTCAGAGAAACTTTACTGGATGATACCCTCGATAAATATAGTTgtgttattattgatgaagctCATGAAAGATCATTAAATACAGACATCCTACTGggctttttcaaaattctaCTGGCACGTAGGAGAGACTTAAAGCTCATAATCACTTCAGCAACAATGAACGCCAAAAAGTTCTCAGCTTTTTTTGGCAATGCTCCGCAGTTCACGATTCCTGGAAGGACCTTTCCCGTACAAACTATTTATACTGCTAATCCTGTGCAAGACTACGTGGAAGCCGCAGTTTCCCAGGCTATCAAGATTCACTTGGCCAATGATTGTTCGAGTGGTGATATTCTTATCTTTATGACAGGTCAAGAAGATATCGAAACAACATCTGACattttgcaagaaaaacTTCTGCAAGTGTATTCCAAGAAATTTGGTacagaaaaatttgaagatattAGTGATGTCGAGATTCTGCCAATTTACTCTGCATTACCTGCAGATTTGCAATTTAAAATCTTCCGGGACCTGTGTGGCActaaaaggaaaataatcaTTGCAACCAATATTGCTGAAACTTCGTTGACTATCAAAGGTATCAGGTATGTGATCGATTGCGGTTATTCTAAATTAAAAGTTTACAACCCAAAAATTGGTCTCGATAGTTTGACAATTACACCCATATCAAAAGCTAATGCTGATCAAAGATCCGGAAGAGCGGGTAGAACTGGACCAGGCACTGCATATAGGTTATACACGGAAGATACTTTTAAAGAGGATATGTATTTACAAACTATTCCTGAGATTCAAAGGACAAATTTGTCAAACACCCTCCTATTGTTGAAATCTCTGAATGTCACTGATGAATTGATTAAGTTTCCATTCATTGACAAACCACCCCTACAAACATTCCTATCTTCATTGTATGAGTTGTGGTTCATAGGGGCCCTAGACATAAAGGGACAGTTGACTCCTTTAGGATTACAGATGGCAAAATTTCCATTGCAACCTTCTCTTTCCAAAATCTTACTGATTGCAGTGCAAAACGGTTGTAGCAGTGAAATGCTAACAATTGTATCCATGCTCTCGGTTCCACAAGTTTTTTATAGACCCAAGGAGAGACAAAAAGAGGCAGATATTGCTAGAAATAAATTCTTTATTGCCAAATCAGATCATTTAACGTTACTGAATGTTTTTGTACAATGGAGGGCAAATAAATTCAGTTCACAATGGTGTAACAAACATTTTGTTCAATACAAGTCACTTGTTAAGGCAAGAGATATTCGAGATCAGCTGTTAACAATCTTGAAATCTCAAGACATTCCCGTCACTTCTTCTGGTAAAGATTGGAATATCATTAAAAAATGTATTTGTTCAGGGTTCGCTCATCAGGCAGCTAAAATATCAGGGCTGCGAAATTATATTCACCTAAAAACTGGTGTAAACGTTAAACTACATCCTACAAGTGCATTACATGGGCTGGGTGACTTACCACCCTATGTTATATATCATGAATTATTAATGACTAGCAATGAATATATTTGTTGCGTCACTTCCGTAGATCCATTTTGGTTGATGGAATATGGTGTACTTCTCTATGATATTAAACGTATAACACATGATCAAGAATCGGATACTACGGGTCTCTTTGGTGAACGCCATGAGCATGTTATTGACGAagttgaagatgaaatagATATCAATATAAGAGTATGCAAAGATATGAGAAATGACGTAGTACAGGAGCTTAAAATAGCAAACGAATCAAATAGCAGAGAGAATGAACAAAGGTTTCGGGAGCAAAATATCCAAGATAGCAGAGAAAACTCAATAAAACCTTCTAAAAGAAGGAAACCGTTTTTTTAG
- the NUP133 gene encoding Nup133p (similar to Saccharomyces cerevisiae NUP133 (YKR082W); ancestral locus Anc_5.675): MSEKRAHLRLRKELSVPIAVVENESLAQLSYEEESQASLMDISMEQQQLRLHSNFDNSKVFTENSRYIVKTLQTDYNNGFRNDDELNGYIDMQIGYGLVNDHKKVYIWNVHSTQKDTPYITVPFRSGDDDDDEIAIVPKCILTFPATMDESPLALNPNDQDETGGLIIIKGSKAIYYEDINSINNLNFKLSEKFSHELELPINSSDGEKCDLISNCEPAGIVLTTNFGRIFFITIRNSMGKPQLKLGKQLNKPFKLGIWSKIFNTNSLVVSLRNGPILGKGMRLVYITTNNGNFQTWQLSATHSHPTKLIDVSIFEAILESLQDLYPFAHGTLKIWDSHPLQDKSAHLFLSSIYDGSSNETYYILSTIIFDSSSNSFTIFSTYRLNTFMDSITDPDFKPRIFIPQMENANDANEVTSILVMFPNAVVITQVNSKLDSTYSLRRKWEDIVSLRSDIKIIGSGYDSNSLYVLTKQIGMLQFFMKENEGQYSKSEAGFVKSHVDQAVYFSKINSNPIDFNLPPEISLDQECIEHDLKLTSEEIFHSNGKYIPPMLNTLGQHLSVRKEFFQNFLTFVTENFNYKISPELKLNLIEKFEILNCCIKFNCITRQSDVLNDIWEKILSNYNLTHNEHLTTEIIVINRPDIFPVIFKQFLNHVIFVLFPSQNQNFKLSVTNLINSCFYDGILEEGEKALRYELLELDPMEVDTSKLPWFINFDYLNCINQCFFDFTFACEEEKNLVSYNESLLKIAKILYYQFNQFKIWISTQPDGSMNVNENSVSVNNLYEDNHLDWNHVLCKANLKEQSIQIAEFYKDLPALVQTLQTLDQNAPTTLSLYETFFNEFPEEFSFTLFEYLIKYKKLNDLMFKFPQQHNVLVKFFQQLAPKYGHVAWIQQILDESYADAMNTLKNITVDDSMEGKNLNECELHLNVAKLSSLLVEEKKLDTNNLRKIQYNLDTIDAEKRISSKLRKGEVQICKRFKSGQINMVFNILEEKLKSASVIDLTDLIEFYSMLDDEESLFIPLRLLSVDGDLLNFEIRKFLNALIWRRIILLDNSKEGDKLLQHTVTRMFDEELFKGNDFPLPNLNLLCDKALVTPEYINKTYSKFSVDLNTIREEIGEEIAQLERLNSDNSLEIKLHSTIGSAAKEKDYTINYETNTVEY, translated from the coding sequence ATGAGTGAAAAAAGAGCGCACCTTCGGTTGCGGAAGGAACTTAGTGTGCCCATTGCGGTGGTTGAAAATGAATCCCTAGCGCAATTATCCTACGAGGAGGAAAGCCAGGCTTCTCTGATGGATATTTCTATGGAGCAACAACAGTTAAGGTTACATTCAAATTTCGATAATTCGAAGGTCTTTACAGAAAATAGCAGATACATAGTCAAAACCCTCCAGACAGACTACAATAATGGGTTTAGGAACGATGATGAATTGAATGGATATATCGATATGCAAATTGGATATGGACTAGTCAATGATCACAAGAAAGTTTACATCTGGAATGTTCATTCCACTCAAAAGGATACTCCTTACATCACTGTACCATTTCGTtctggtgatgatgatgatgatgaaatagCTATTGTGCCCAAGTGTATACTAACTTTCCCTGCTACAATGGACGAATCTCCATTAGCACTCAATCCCAATGATCAGGATGAAACTGGTGGgcttattattatcaaagGCAGCAAAGCGATATATTATGAGGACATCAATTCTATAAATAATCTGAACTTTAAGTTATCTGAAAAATTCTCTCACGAATTGGAATTGCCTATTAACTCTTCAGACGGCGAAAAATGTGACCTCATCTCAAACTGCGAACCAGCTGGTATAGTTCTCACTACAAATTTTGGcaggattttttttataacgATTAGAAATTCCATGGGAAAACCCCAATTGAAATTAGGCAAGCAGTTAAATAAACCTTTCAAGTTAGGTATCTGGTCCAAAATCTTCAACACAAACAGTTTAGTTGTCTCCCTACGTAATGGACCGATTTTAGGTAAGGGAATGAGGTTGGTTTATATTACTACCAACAATGGAAACTTCCAAACATGGCAATTATCCGCCACCCATTCACACCCAACGAAATTGATTGATGTTAGTATTTTTGAAGCCATTTTGGAGTCTCTACAAGATTTATATCCGTTCGCCCATGGTACGTTAAAAATTTGGGACTCCCATCCATTACAGGATAAAAGTGCACATCTTTTCCTATCTTCTATTTACGATGGTTCCAGCAATGAAACGTATTATATCCTTTCTACGATAATATttgattcttcttcaaatagtTTTACTATCTTTTCAACCTATAGACTGAACACGTTTATGGATTCGATAACTGACCCAGACTTCAAACCTAGAATATTCATACCTCAGATGGAGAATGCTAATGATGCTAATGAAGTTACCTCTATTTTGGTTATGTTCCCTAATGCTGTGGTAATTACTCAAGTTAACTCAAAACTAGATTCTACTTATTCAttgagaagaaaatgggAAGATATTGTCAGTCTTAGAAGTGACATCAAGATTATTGGTTCCGGTTATGattcaaattctttataCGTTTTAACCAAACAAATAGGTATGCTACAGTTCtttatgaaagaaaatgaggGCCAATATTCTAAATCAGAAGCTGGATTTGTCAAATCTCATGTTGACCAAGCCGTTTATTTTTCGAAAATAAACTCTAACCCAATAGATTTCAATTTACCACCAGAAATTTCACTAGATCAAGAATGCATAGAGCATGATTTAAAGTTAACAAGCGAGGAGATTTTCCACTCTAATGGTAAATACATACCACCCATGTTAAATACTTTGGGACAACACCTCTCTGTTCGTAAagagttttttcaaaatttcttgacTTTTGTTACTGAGAACTTTAACTATAAAATATCACCCGAACTGAAATTGAAtttgattgaaaaatttgagaTTTTGAATTGCTGTATCAAGTTTAATTGCATCACGAGACAATCTGATGTATTAAACGATATATGGGAAaagattttatcaaattatAACTTAACTCATAATGAACACTTAACCACTGAAATAATTGTCATCAACCGTCCCGATATATTTCCTGTAATATTTaaacaatttttgaatcatGTTATATTTGTTCTGTTCCCAtcacaaaatcaaaattttaaacTAAGTGTTACCAATTTAATCAACTCATGCTTTTATGATGGAATTTTAGAGGAAGGGGAAAAAGCTCTAAGATATGAACTTTTGGAGTTGGACCCAATGGAGGTTGATACATCCAAACTACCATGGTTCATAAATTTCGATTACTTAAACTGTATCAACCAATGCTTCTTCGATTTTACGTTTGCAtgtgaagaagaaaagaacttgGTTTCTTACAATGAAAGTTTGCTGAAAATTGCTAAAATCTTATATTATCAGTTCAACCAATTCAAAATATGGATTAGTACTCAACCCGATGGATCTATGAATGTAAACGAAAACTCTGTAAGTGTGAACAATCTCTACGAAGACAACCATTTGGATTGGAACCACGTACTTTGTAAGGCAAATTTGAAGGAACAATCTATTCAAATAGCGGAGTTTTACAAAGATTTACCTGCGTTGGTGCAAACATTACAAACTTTAGATCAAAATGCTCCAACAACCCTATCATTGTATGAGACATTTTTTAATGAGTTTCCTGAGGAGTTTAGTTTTACATTATTTGAATACTTGATCAAGTACAAGAAACTGAACGACCTTATGTTTAAATTCCCCCAGCAACACAACGTTTTAGTTAAGTTTTTCCAACAGTTGGCTCCAAAGTACGGTCATGTGGCGTGGATCCAACAAATTTTGGATGAATCTTATGCAGATGCCATGAatactttgaaaaacatTACCGTTGATGATTCGATGGAGGGAAAAAACTTGAACGAATGTGAATTACACTTAAATGTTGCGAAATTAAGCTCGCTGCTAGTcgaggaaaaaaagttagACACTAATAATCTGAGAAAAATTCAGTATAATTTAGATACGATCGACGCTGAAAAGCGTATTTCGAGCAAGCTGAGGAAAGGTGAAGTTCAGATATGTAAACGTTTCAAGAGCGGGCAAATCAATATGGTTTTCAATATATTAGAGGAAAAGCTTAAGTCAGCAAGTGTAATCGATCTAACGGATCTTATTGAATTCTATTCTATGctagatgatgaagagagCTTATTCATACCGTTGAGGCTGCTTTCGGTTGACGGAGACCTAttaaattttgaaatcagaaagtttttgaatGCCTTGATTTGGAGAAGAATAATTCTACTTGATAATAGCAAAGAAGGAGATAAACTACTTCAGCATACAGTCACACGAATGTTTGATGAAGAACTATTCAAAGGCAATGACTTTCCCTTGCCCAATTTAAACCTTCTATGCGACAAAGCGTTAGTGACGCCAGAATATATCAATAAAACATATAGTAAATTTTCCGTTGACCTGAACACCATACGCGAGGAAATAGGTGAAGAGATAGCTCAGTTGGAAAGGTTGAACTCAGATAACTCACTAGAGATAAAGTTGCACTCAACAATTGGTTCTGCGGCGAAAGAGAAAGACTACACCATCAATTATGAAACCAACACTGTAGAATACTAA
- the HBS1 gene encoding ribosome dissociation factor GTPase HBS1 (similar to Saccharomyces cerevisiae HBS1 (YKR084C) and SKI7 (YOR076C); ancestral locus Anc_5.680), translated as MAYSDYSDGADEIPDFHDEGEFDDYLNDDEYELMNEVFPALKTQLQDYQGWDNLSLKLALFDNNFDLEATLMELKKTLKKKKKAPKKSIAAANGTGNVAQKLANMSISEQRPNNGLADWLDEEESEEGGDDNGADDDDKTVQRYYKTTVPTKPKKPQDISAFVESSLPHLSFVVLGHVDAGKSTLMGRLLYDLKIVNQSQLRKLQKESETMGKSSFKFAWIMDQTHEERERGVTVSICTSHFSTQRASFTIVDAPGHRDFVPNAIMGISQADMAILCVDCSANAFESGFDLDGQTKEHMLLASSFGIHNLIIAMNKMDNVDWSQQRFEEIKSKLLPYLVDIGFCEDNISWVPISGFSGEGVYKIGYTDEVKKWYSGPNLMSTLENTALKISKESEEISKEDAFLFSVLEIIPLKKTSNELALISGKLESGSIQPGESLTIYPSEQSCIVDKIQVGSQQGQSTNHEETDVAIKGDFVTLKLRKAYPEDIQNGDLAASVDYPSIHSAQCFVLELTTFEMNRPLLPGTPFILFIGVKEQPARIKRLISLIDKDNNTIKKKVRHLGSKQRALVEIELIEVKRWIPLLTASENDRLGRAVLRKDGRTIAAGKISEISQ; from the coding sequence ATGGCTTACAGTGATTACAGCGATGGTGCAGATGAAATACCGGACTTTCACGATGAAGGTGAGTTTGATGATTATTTGAACGATGATGAATACGAGCTCATGAACGAGGTGTTCCCTGCTTTGAAGACGCAATTACAAGATTACCAAGGCTGGGATAATCTCTCATTGAAATTAGCGTTATTCGATAACAATTTCGATTTGGAAGCGACGTTAAtggaattgaagaaaactttgaagaagaagaagaaggcacCGAAGAAGTCAATTGCTGCTGCTAATGGGACCGGAAACGTTGCTCAAAAACTAGCAAACATGTCAATTTCAGAGCAAAGGCCAAATAATGGGCTTGCAGATTGGCTTGACGAAGAAGAGAGTGAGGAGGGAGGCGATGATAATGGAGCCGACGATGACGACAAGACGGTTCAGAGGTACTATAAGACGACAGTGCCAACCAAACCCAAGAAGCCCCAAGATATTTCTGCATTTGTTGAATCTTCGTTACCTCATTTAAGTTTTGTTGTTCTTGGTCATGTCGACGCTGGGAAGTCAACACTAATGGGGAGGCTTCTTTACGATCTGAAGATCGTCAATCAATCCCAACTTAGAAAACTACAAAAGGAGAGTGAAACTATGGGTAAGTCGTCCTTCAAATTCGCGTGGATCATGGATCAAACACACGAAGAGCGCGAACGTGGTGTAACAGTGTCCATTTGCACATCTCATTTTTCCACCCAAAGGGCCAGTTTTACTATTGTGGATGCTCCCGGTCATAGGGACTTTGTACCAAACGCTATAATGGGGATATCGCAAGCAGATATGGCAATACTTTGTGTTGACTGTAGCGCAAATGCATTCGAATCGGGATTCGATCTGGACGGGCAAACAAAGGAGCATATGCTACTAGCGTCCAGTTTTGGAATCCACAATCTGATTATTGCTATGAACAAGATGGATAACGTGGACTGGTCTCAacaaagatttgaagaaatcaaatcGAAACTATTGCCATACTTGGTTGACATAGGATTTTGTGAGGATAATATTAGTTGGGTACCTATCAGTGGCTTTTCTGGAGAAGGTGTTTATAAAATAGGATACACAGACGAAGTCAAAAAATGGTACAGTGGACCTAACTTAATGTCTACTTTGGAAAATACTGCTTTGAAGATTTCTAAGGAGAGTGAAGAAATTAGCAAAGAAGAtgcatttttattttctgtgTTGGAAATTATCCCACTGAAGAAAACCAGCAACGAATTGGCGTTGATATCCGGAAAATTGGAATCAGGTTCCATTCAGCCCGGTGAGTCGTTGACAATATATCCATCTGAGCAAAGTTGTATTGTAGACAAAATTCAAGTGGGTTCTCAACAGGGTCAATCAACAAACCACGAAGAGACTGATGTTGCCATCAAAGGTGATTTTGTCACCTTGAAATTGCGCAAGGCTTATCCCGAAGATATTCAGAACGGTGATTTGGCAGCATCAGTCGACTATCCATCCATTCATTCGGCACAGTGTTTTGTCCTGGAGTTGACCACATTTGAAATGAATAGGCCTTTGCTACCAGGAACACCGTTTATCCTTTTCATTGGTGTTAAGGAGCAACCTGCTAGGATTAAAAGATTGATTTCATTGATAGACAAGGATAACAACACAATTAAAAAGAAGGTTAGACACCTGGGTTCTAAACAACGAGCTTTAGTAGAAATAGAACTAATTGAAGTGAAGAGATGGATTCCTTTACTAACTGCTAGTGAAAATGACCGTTTAGGTAGAGCAGTTCTCAGGAAAGACGGTAGAACCATTGCAGCTGGTAAGATATCAGAAATATCACAGTAA
- the MRPL20 gene encoding mitochondrial 54S ribosomal protein mL58 (similar to Saccharomyces cerevisiae MRPL20 (YKR085C); ancestral locus Anc_5.682): protein MIGRSVWYRSFHTSGSIWKHFGFPQTQVTSVYNKTKSASNYKGYFKHKDAPGMYYQPSESIGTGSINSETIPRSFMAASDPRRGFDVPVQGAKPQHCPNVLVSKSTVNGKTYHLGPQEIEEIQRLRYENPQKYTRKFLAAKYGISPLFVSLISKPSDQQVQNMESRLTDIQSSWKEKRRVAREDRKRRKLLWYQA, encoded by the coding sequence ATGATCGGCAGAAGTGTTTGGTACAGATCCTTCCATACCAGTGGATCCATCTGGAAACATTTTGGGTTTCCTCAAACACAAGTGACATCGGTTTACAACAAAACCAAGAGCGCATCTAACTACAAAGGGTACTTCAAACACAAAGATGCCCCAGGAATGTACTATCAACCATCAGAATCCATCGGGACAGGGTCTATTAACAGTGAGACTATTCCACGTAGCTTTATGGCAGCCAGTGATCCTCGTCGAGGGTTTGACGTACCTGTACAGGGCGCTAAACCGCAGCATTGCCCTAATGTTCTCGTCAGTAAGAGTACAGTGAACGGCAAGACGTACCATCTTGGGCCACAGGAAATTGAGGAGATCCAGAGATTACGTTACGAAAATCCTCAAAAGTACACACGCAAATTTTTAGCTGCAAAGTATGGTATTTCGCCGTTATTTGTATCATTAATTTCGAAGCCAAGTGACCAACAAGTGCAAAATATGGAAAGTAGATTGACAGACATTCAATCGAGctggaaagaaaagaggcGTGTGGCTAGAGAGGACCGTAAACGTAGAAAACTGCTGTGGTATCAGGCGTGA
- the OMA1 gene encoding metalloendopeptidase (similar to Saccharomyces cerevisiae OMA1 (YKR087C); ancestral locus Anc_5.684), with product MLRNIIRFKGFRKVINGGFSKPSLSSVKLTRRYNYNNGPSYRRFDNGDYSQKSSFKNFLLDKSSRKYLAILFGGCSLFYFTHLDRAPVSDRSRFIWVSRPLELTIGNYTYKATWRQTQQAILPSHHPLSIKIENIFMKIVEAAYKDPSVDNSLLDGIKWEIHVVNDPTASPNAFVLPGGKVFVFSSILPICANDDGIATVLAHEFAHQLARHTAENLSKAPIYSLLGLVLYTVTGANVINNLLLDGFLRMPASRQMETEADYIGLMIMSRACFQPRESIKVWERMANFEKQLNGGEVVNMEFLSTHPASTRRIENMAKWLPQASEIYEQSDCGSMGNYYKSFFSI from the coding sequence ATGTTGCGTAATATCATTAGGTTTAAGGGATTCAGAAAAGTGATCAATGGAGGATTCTCAAAGCCTTCGTTATCTAGTGTCAAGTTAACGCGGCGTTACAACTACAACAACGGTCCTTCATATCGTCGATTTGACAACGGGGACTATTCCCAAAAATCATCattcaagaattttcttctcgACAAgtcatcaagaaaatacttGGCCATATTATTCGGTGGTTGTTCCTTGTTTTATTTCACGCATTTGGATAGAGCACCAGTAAGCGACAGGTCCAGATTCATCTGGGTATCGCGTCCATTAGAGTTGACTATCGGAAATTACACATATAAGGCAACTTGGAGACAAACTCAGCAGGCAATCTTACCTTCACATCATCCGTTGTCCATTAAAATTGAGAACATTTTTATGAAGATCGTCGAAGCTGCTTACAAGGACCCTAGCGTAGACAACTCATTGCTGGATGGAATCAAGTGGGAAATACATGTGGTCAATGATCCAACTGCCTCACCAAATGCATTTGTTTTACCAGGGGGGAAGGTGTTCGTATTCAGTTCTATTTTACCCATTTGTGCTAATGACGATGGGATTGCCACTGTCTTAGCTCACGAATTTGCTCACCAACTGGCAAGACACACTGCTGAAAACTTATCGAAAGCTCCGATATATTCTCTATTAGGCTTGGTATTATATACTGTTACCGGAGCTAATGTCATCAATAATCTGCTATTGGATGGATTTTTGCGAATGCCAGCATCAAGACAGATGGAGACCGAAGCTGACTACATCGGTTTAATGATAATGTCAAGGGCATGTTTTCAACCACGAGAATCTATAAAAGTGTGGGAAAGAATGGCAAACTTTGAGAAGCAACTGAACGGGGGCGAAGTTGTAAATATGGAGTTCTTAAGTACACATCCAGCAAGCACTCGTAGAATAGAAAATATGGCGAAATGGTTGCCACAAGCTAGTGAAATATATGAACAGTCCGACTGTGGCAGTATGGGGAACTATTataaaagtttcttttccatatAG